The Nostoc cf. commune SO-36 genomic sequence CGCAGCATCATCCGGCTTAGGGATCTCATCTAAATCCAACTCCCGCGCCACAGCTTCTTGTACTTCCGATTTATCAGCATTACCATATCCGGTTAAAGCCTGTTTAATTTGAGCAGGAGTAAACTCTACATAAGGAAGACGACGCTGCCCCAACACTAAAATAACTATACCCCGCGCCTGTGCAACCAGGATTGTACTTGACATCCGATAAAAAAATAGTTTCTCGATCGCAACCAAATCTGGTTTAAATTCTTCCATCACGGTGTGTAAATCATCAAACAAGGTACATAGGCGTTGTCCCATTTCCACATCTGCGGACGTTTTAATTACTCCAAAATCCAGCATATTTACTGTAGTCTCTGGTATCTTGTTGAGGTTTTGTGTGCAGCTAATTGCCCCAAATCCTAAAATTGCCAATCCTGGATCTAATCCTAAAATTCGTTTTTCCATTAAATTCACTTTTACCAAGGCAGGATATTGTTTAATTAGAAATGCTGGCAATCTTGACGATTTGCTCTTAGTCTAATGGGATTGACAAATATAATAGTTTCACGCCTAATGTTTTAAACCAAGTGGTGTAAATTTCCTGTTAACTATTGTTTGTAGCACTGCTCCGAATCAGGTATGTCAAATGGTTTTCTCAGACAAGCCCTCAACGCCCTGCAAAAGCAGTCGCGCTCCCGTACTTCCTATCGGGTTAACCAGTGGTTCAAATGGTTATCCCCTGGACTATCGGTAAAACGTTGGTTGTTGATCAGTATTGGGGGTGTACTGCTGGCAAGCTTGGGGTTAGCTATTTGGATTAAGCTAACCCCAATTTTTTGGATGATTGAGTTGGTTAGAGGTTTCTTGGGAGTCATCACCAACCTCTTACCGAACTATATCAGTGGGCCTTTGGTGCTGCTTGGCGGCTTGCTGTTAGTGCTTTGGGGCCAAACTCGCACTGTCGGCTCAATTACTAAGGTACTGAGAGCAGAAGGCGGAGAGGAACTCATTGATGTCTTGATGGCTCATCGTCGATTGTACCGAGGCCCAAAAATAGTAGTAATTGGTGGTGGTACAGGACTTTCTACGTTGTTGAGGGGACTGAAAACCTACAGCGCTAATATTACAGCTATTGTCACTGTTGCCGATGATGGTGGATCTTCTGGGCGGTTGCGTCAAGAATTTGGAGTGCTACCACCAGGGGATATTCGCAATTGTTTAGCTGCACTAGCAGATGAAGAAAAGTTATTAACAGAATTGTTTCAATACCGTTTCCGAGCTGGAGATGGTTTAACTGGTCACAGTTTTGGTAATTTATTTTTAACGGCAATGAGTGATATTACTGGAGATTTAGAACAAGCAGTTGCAGCCAGTTCTAAAGTACTAGCGGTACGGGGACAAGTACTACCAGCAACTCTCAGTGATGTTCGCCTCTGGGCAGAATTAGCCGATGGTCGCCGCATTGATGGGGAGTCTAGCATTCCGAAAGCTGGCGGTAAAATAGTTAAAATTGGCTGCATTCCAGCTAATCCTCCGGCAGTGCCAGCAGCTATTAAAGCACTTAAAGAAGCTGATTACATTATTATTGGCCCAGGTAGCCTTTATACAAGCCTAATTCCTAATTTATTAGTACCAGAAATTGCCGATGCGATCGCTAAAACAGATGCCCCCCGTATTTATATCTGCAATATAATGACTCAACCAGGAGAAACGGAAGGCTACACTGTTGCAGACCACATCAGAGCAATTGATGCAGCTTGTGGAGAAAGACGGCTATTCGATGCTGTACTAATACACAAAAAATCCCCCTCAGAGCAATCACTCATCCGCTATGCCCAACAAAACTCCCATCCCGTTTTCTTAGATAGAGAAGCCGTAACTCAGCTAGGACGAAGGATTGTTCCAGCTAATGTTTTGTTTGAAGATGAAACGGGTGTTATTCGTCACAATCCGCAGAAGCTAGCACAAGTGTTATTGCGGTGGTACGGTAGAGTTAATCACTGAAGATAAATTTTTCATTAGTCATTTGTCACTTGTCCTTTGTTTAGACTAATGACTAATAACTAAATAATTAAGTATGAAAATTTTTCTTGCAGATACAGAAGCGACGCTACGCTTAGGTATTACTCTTGGTGAATCCCTAACTCCTGGCAGTGTAATTTTACTAGAAGGTGATTTAGGTGCTGGTAAAACTACCCTAGTTCAAGGCATTGGCAAGGGTTTAGGAATTACTGAACTATTGTCAGTCCCACTTTTACACTGATTAATGAGTACACAGAAGGGCGCTTTCCCCTTTACCACCTGGATTTATATCGCTTAGAACCACAAGAAGTTACAACCCTGAACTTGGAAAGCTATTGGGAAGGTGTTGAAGTCATACCAGGAATTGTCGCAGTTGAATGGGCAGAACGATTACCCTACAAGCCAGATAGTTATCTGAGTGTAAGTTTAACTTATGGGCATGAAGGCACTCGTCAAGTCGAACTCATACCATTCAATTGTGCCATTAGCAAAGTTATTGCCGCAATTTAAGCTCATCTCCCGACTGAAGTACGAGAGATTTCACTTTTTTGATCGCAATACTAAAAAATTACTGCAAATAGTCGAGGAAGAACTTTACACTCGTTCTATCTGCCACTACCACGTTCGCCACTGTCAGTTACTAACATTGTTATCTCAACCAAAAAATATTGAATCAGCTTTTCTTCAATCGAAAATGGCAGTCAGCAAGCCGCCGTCTGTTCTTAGAGATTTGGAAAGTTTGCAATGCACTGGCTTTTTTTTTAAGGGAGACTACTTTTTCCTTCACTCCCTTAAATCCAGGCGGAGTTATCGTATCCGAATAGTATTGAACCTAAAGTGATTCTTAACTAAACAGGATATATTGGCATCTACTAGCTTTATTGCTGTAATAAACAGTTAAAAACTGATTTAGATGGTTGGTGTACGAATCAAGCAAGTGTAAATAAACTGTTGTTGGGTTCAGTAAGAATTTTGAGAGAACTTAGTCAACTTCGATTGAAACCGATTAGTTCCCTACCTCGTTCGGAGAAGCAATCTAGATTATTTAGCAGCGAATGCTAGTAAAAAAGTTAAGCAATAAGCAAATTCTGTATAATGTTTAACTTTTCTTACACTTAGTATGCCCAAGTTAAGTTCACAATCTATCCAAAAAAATAAACTATTTTATAAATTTGCAAAATTAGTTTTAATAATTTTAACTAGCAATAAATTTTTAGATTCACATCTGTAATTAGCACTGATATTTAAAAATAAATAACTAAAAACGTCTCGTGTTTATACGATATTTCATTTGTAAGTACGAAACGTTTTATTATAAGTTGAAGTTAGTATGCTTACGTGGATGCACTACTGGTGCAATAAGTAGGTAGGCATGATTAAATATAAGATGTCATTGCGAGTGAAGCGAAGCAATCGCAAAGTCTCTGGGATTGCTTCGCTTCACTCGCAATGATGGAAAATATTATATTTATTTACGCCCATTTACTTACGCTTGGCTTTGTGAAAAATATTAGGTTGGGTTGAGCAATAGCGAAATCCAACCTACACCACTTTTAGCTTTTACCCTTAACCCAAGCGTATTGCCTCATAACTAATGCTATATGTCATTAGTTATCTTTAATAAAGGAGGCGATCGCCTTTTTTATCGGAGAACCAGAGTCGTCTCTGGTATAGTACGTCAGACCTCGCTCAATAAATGCAGAGGTAGTATCTATTAACTGCTGAACAATCTCAAAATTAGCGTTATCTATTTCTTCAGTGATTTTTTCATTTGTAAATTTGTTTTTTCGATCTTCTGGAGGTAATACAATGCGAGGATCTTTATAAGTCTCTTTTGGTTTAGGTTTAAATGTCTCATTTAAGTCAAACTGAAGACGTAAATAACGTTTAGACTCATAGCCACCCATGATTTGCCGACAAATCGTACTATCAATCTCAGATGACGGTTCCATAAAAATATTAGTAAGATTTTGAACCCAATCTAAGCCTCTCCAATTGCTTATTTGTTCATATTTATATGGTTCACCAGTTTGACCTGTGCCAATAGAAAGGATAGAAATATCTTCCAGTCGGAGATTATCCAGTTTATATTTTTGCTTGATTGTTGGAGAGACTGAAGACTGACTAACCCTCATAACTAAACTTAAAGCTGCCAGAGATGGGTTATTAGCAGAAACTCCGCCATCAATGTGAGGGAATTCCCAATCACCAAATTTTTCTTTATCTACAGGTTCCAATTTATATGGTGGAAAAAAAGTAGGTGCTGAAGCAGAAGCGGTACATATCTGCCATAAATAACAGTCATCGTACCATCTGTCTCCTAAATCGGGATGACAATTTGTAAAAAAGGTTGTGTTGCGATATAGCGTATCGTAAGCAAGAATCAAAATAATAGGTTTTTCAATATCCTTTATTCTTATAGATTTATAAGCATCTTTGAGGACGCTAATAATTCCATCATGAGAATATCTAGATGCTGAGAAGACATCAAGAATTGGTTTAATGAAGGAAGGAAAGTTTTTATAGCGCTCTTTTCTAGCTGTCGGAAATATATCTTTACCCCGATTTTGATACATTTTAATTAGTTGATCGCTCGTACTTCCTACAGCAATCCCTCCTGTTAGGATTGAACCAGTAGAAGTGCCAGCAATTAGGTCAAAGTATTCGTGTAAAAACTCTCCTTTCCCCTGATTTCTAATTTCTT encodes the following:
- the ruvC gene encoding crossover junction endodeoxyribonuclease RuvC, with product MEKRILGLDPGLAILGFGAISCTQNLNKIPETTVNMLDFGVIKTSADVEMGQRLCTLFDDLHTVMEEFKPDLVAIEKLFFYRMSSTILVAQARGIVILVLGQRRLPYVEFTPAQIKQALTGYGNADKSEVQEAVARELDLDEIPKPDDAADALAVALTASYQL
- a CDS encoding patatin-like phospholipase family protein; translation: MSFKILALDGGGIRGVVAARILQQVEQEIRNQGKGEFLHEYFDLIAGTSTGSILTGGIAVGSTSDQLIKMYQNRGKDIFPTARKERYKNFPSFIKPILDVFSASRYSHDGIISVLKDAYKSIRIKDIEKPIILILAYDTLYRNTTFFTNCHPDLGDRWYDDCYLWQICTASASAPTFFPPYKLEPVDKEKFGDWEFPHIDGGVSANNPSLAALSLVMRVSQSSVSPTIKQKYKLDNLRLEDISILSIGTGQTGEPYKYEQISNWRGLDWVQNLTNIFMEPSSEIDSTICRQIMGGYESKRYLRLQFDLNETFKPKPKETYKDPRIVLPPEDRKNKFTNEKITEEIDNANFEIVQQLIDTTSAFIERGLTYYTRDDSGSPIKKAIASFIKDN
- a CDS encoding gluconeogenesis factor YvcK family protein — encoded protein: MSNGFLRQALNALQKQSRSRTSYRVNQWFKWLSPGLSVKRWLLISIGGVLLASLGLAIWIKLTPIFWMIELVRGFLGVITNLLPNYISGPLVLLGGLLLVLWGQTRTVGSITKVLRAEGGEELIDVLMAHRRLYRGPKIVVIGGGTGLSTLLRGLKTYSANITAIVTVADDGGSSGRLRQEFGVLPPGDIRNCLAALADEEKLLTELFQYRFRAGDGLTGHSFGNLFLTAMSDITGDLEQAVAASSKVLAVRGQVLPATLSDVRLWAELADGRRIDGESSIPKAGGKIVKIGCIPANPPAVPAAIKALKEADYIIIGPGSLYTSLIPNLLVPEIADAIAKTDAPRIYICNIMTQPGETEGYTVADHIRAIDAACGERRLFDAVLIHKKSPSEQSLIRYAQQNSHPVFLDREAVTQLGRRIVPANVLFEDETGVIRHNPQKLAQVLLRWYGRVNH